From one Gossypium hirsutum isolate 1008001.06 chromosome D08, Gossypium_hirsutum_v2.1, whole genome shotgun sequence genomic stretch:
- the LOC107909973 gene encoding probable WRKY transcription factor 41 (The RefSeq protein has 2 substitutions compared to this genomic sequence) — protein MENMWKWEQGTLVSELIQGMQLAKQLRLHLGAPSSSVESRDLLLQKILSSFEKALLILKLSRPTEQPQQNVGGKTCVPESPLTINGSPRSDDLEKDNQDIRDVSKKRKMMPRWTDQVRVSSENLLEGPHDDGYSWRKYGQKDILGAKYPRSYYRCTHRNTQNCWATKQVQRSDEDPILFEVTYRGTHTCANGNPAVPSPEKQHKSNSNGLNNTNYQPLQSQDTLSEFRAGLRVNTEGLDNKEMAPPFSFASTSFGCIKSENHSFSPSGVLDYYNIFGSFSSPFMSPDTPELNYFSVSQMNNFQGVLNTQHSKSDLTELVSANTSATNSPIMDLDFSLDQVELDPNFPFDTPGFFS, from the exons atggagaacATGTGGAAGTGGGAGCAGGGGACACTGGTGAGCGAGCTGATTCAAGGAATGCAATTAGCAAAACAGCTAAGGTTGCATTTGGGTGCACCATCATCTTCTGTTGAATCCAGGGACTTGCTACTACAGAAGATCTTATCTTCCTATGAAAAAGCTCTTCTGATTTTGAAACTGAGCAGGCCTACGGAACAGCCACAACAAAATGTAGGAGGAAAAACTTGTGTGCCAGAGTCTCCTCTAACCATCAACGGCAGCCCCAGGAGTGATGATTTAGAAAAGGATAACCAGGATATCAGAGATGTCTCAAAGAAGAG AAAGATGATGCCTAGGTGGACGGATCAGGTGAGAGTGAGCTCTGAAAACCTGCTGGAAGGTCCTCATGATGATGGCTACAGTTGGAGAAAATACGGGCAAAAGGATATCCTTGGAGCCAAATATCCTAG AAGCTATTACAGATGCACCTATCGAAACACCCAAAACTGCTGGGCTACAAAGCAAGTGCAGAGATCAGATGAAGATCCCATCCTCTTTGAGGTCACATACAGAGGAACTCATACATGTGCAAATGGCAACCCCGCAGTTCCATCCCCAGAAAAACAACATAAATCAAACTCAAACGGCCTTAATAATACCAATTACCAACCATTGCAATCACAAGATACCCTCTCAGAGTTTCGAGCAGGCCTAAGAGTCAATACTGAGGGCTTAGACAATAAAGAGATGGCACCCCCATTCTCTTTTGCTTCAACATCATTTGGGTGTATAAAGAGCGAAAACCATAGCTTTTCACCTTCAGGAGTACTTGATTACTACAATATCTTCGGCAGCTTTTCATCGCCGTTCATGTCTCCCGATACACCAGAATTAAACTACTTTTCAGTTTCCCAGATGAACAACTTCCAAGGGGTGCTCAACACACAGCATTCTAAATCTGATCTCACCGAGTTGGTTTCAGCCAACACTTCGGCCACCAATTCTCCAATTATGGACTTGGATTTTTCGCTCGACCAAGTGGAGTTGGACCCGAATTTCCCATTTGACACACCGGGATTTTTCTCCTAA
- the LOC107909980 gene encoding uncharacterized protein, producing the protein MNLSCLQPLFKPPNYVVPVSSTVPGSCHFLQNYQATIPSRGSWSYKDGMFVNRKGGIARGWLLPVDPWAPNIDSQSIASQLFAVSLFPYIGFLYFITKSKSAPKLTLFGFYFLLAFVGATIPAGIYAKVKYGTSLSNVDWLHGGAESLLTLTNLFIVLGLRQTLRKTKDAKEGASSSVQDVENQKKPYI; encoded by the exons ATGAATCTCAGCTGTTTACAACCTTTGTTTAAACCACCCAATTATGTTGTCCCCGTTAGTTCAACAGTTCCAGGTTCTTGTCATTTCTTGCAAAACTACCAAGCAACAATTCCAAGCAGAGGTTCCTGGAGTTACAAGGATGGAATGTTTGTTAACAGGAAAGGAGGGATTGCGCGCGGGTGGTTGTTGCCAGTGGATCCATGGGCACCAAATATTGACTCACAAAGCATTGCTTCTCAACTCTTTGCAGTTTCTCTGTTCCCATATATTGGCTTCTTGTACTTCATCACCAAGTCTAAGTCTGCTCCCAAGCTCACCCTTTTTGGCTTCTACTTCTTGCTTGCCTTTGTGGGTGCCACCA TCCCAGCCGGAATATACG CAAAGGTGAAATACGGTACTTCCTTGTCTAATGTGGATTGGTTACATGGAGGGGCTGAATCACTTCTCACTTTAACCAACTTATTCATCGTCTTGGGGCTGAGACAAACTCTTAGGAAGACCAAGGATGCAAAAGAAGGCGCATCAAGCTCCGTTCAGGATGTGGAAAACCAGAAGAAACCTTACATATAG